In the Plasmodium vivax scf_4440 genomic scaffold, whole genome shotgun sequence genome, AGTGATTActtgctttgctttttcaGATGTACCAGGTAATAAGCCCCAAAAGTTAAATGGGCCTAAAGATGAGCGAGATTCCTTTTGTGCCACTGGGCTCACTACTTTTTGCCCTTTAGTGGTTACTGGCTTTGCTTTTCCAGATCCACTAGGGAATAAGcccaaaaatttaaatgggCCAACAGATGAGCGAGATTCCTTTTGTGCCGCTGGGATCActacatttttccctttagtGGTTACTGGCTTTGCTTTTCCAGATCCACCAGGGAATAAGcccaaaaatttaaatgggACTAAATGTGAGCCAGATCCCTTTTGTGCCACTGGGCTCTCAGCGCCCTCAGGTTTCTTTACGGATACATCAGGACGTGCAAGTTCTGCCGAACCCTTAGATCCTTGATCTTTGGCACCTGCACCTTTTGGAGGTTGGAGTTCAGGAACCTCTGGCAAATTTTCAGTTCTTCCACCAGTACTACGCATCGCCAAAAATGCCTTAAGTTCTGGGGGCATATCATCAGCTGATGGCCCTCTATTACTATCTAATGTTTgtcctttatatttttttaacgttgTTAGAAGAACATTTGGATCATAGGCCTTGCTGTCTTGTTCAAAATATTCATCACAATTATACTCCATGAAATCAATAGGATCAGTGCAATCTTCTCCATATTCATCATATAAGCTTTTaatataagtaatatatttattatataggTCGTATTTAGCCTTTGAATGGATATTACTCTTAATAGACTGAAAGTCTTTAAAATAGtcatacaaa is a window encoding:
- a CDS encoding variable surface protein Vir12, truncated, putative (encoded by transcript PVX_157260A; 5' and 3' truncation due to small size of contig.), yielding LGNNKDPNHVKSVITDFLNVRDGVSKKNNNYSCQYYFHNKDFQDLKENLEKKILYDYFKDFQSIKSNIHSKAKYDLYNKYITYIKSLYDEYGEDCTDPIDFMEYNCDEYFEQDSKAYDPNVLLTTLKKYKGQTLDSNRGPSADDMPPELKAFLAMRSTGGRTENLPEVPELQPPKGAGAKDQGSKGSAELARPDVSVKKPEGAESPVAQKGSGSHLVPFKFLGLFPGGSGKAKPVTTKGKNVVIPAAQKESRSSVGPFKFLGLFPSGSGKAKPVTTKGQKVVSPVAQKESRSSLGPFNFWGLLPGTSEKAKQVIT